TGGAGACTGTTAGACTAGTTGGGTCAAATTAGTGCGAGAAGTAGAGATAAGGGACAAGGATAGATTAGCCCCTTATACCAACCGATCGATCTCCAATCAAAGGTGACCGATGCATATTTTCTGAAGGAGCGATCGGTTTTTTATTTGGACCGATCGGTCCCTATCTATCACGACGAAGAGTTTAAAATATGAGACTAAAGGACCGATCGGTCCGCTTCTCTGATGGCCAAACCAATTTTCCTTAGCCGgcttttatttctgtttttttctgtaATGAATATAAAACCTCCCAAAATCTATATCACAAACTATGTTTGTTTTTCTACAACAAACTACGTTTGTTTTTCTACGACTTGAGACTTTgggattttagagattcattcattttgagattttagagattcattcattttgaaaatttagagAAAAGTGCTCCATCTTGCACAGTCGTGGTCGTCTTGAACAGTCATATTCTGTCTTGCACAATCGTGCTCAGTTTTACACAACTGTGCTCCTTGCGTGCTGAGTCACTCATACTCAGTCTTCTAGAAATTTTAAATCactttaaaataacaaatataatgaAAGAAATCACATAGAtctagaaacaaaatattaaaaatcataacacaaatatatctaaaaacaataaatgaaagtgaaaaaaattattgatgtaaaacaaaacacaaatgcatcttgaaacaataaaataaaataaaaagttctaAATCTAGATCTctgatatttcatttatatatataaaaattaaaataaaagaaaaaaacttcgGTATTTCGTTTTTAGATGTAAgagattttcttttatttcgatttttagtatttgatttctaaatcaattatttattatttttgtatctgTCGACgttaattttttggttctcGATCTCTGATATTTTGTCTCTAGATTGacgagatttttgtttttagatctATGTCACATATTGAAGAGTCCCATTTCTATCGATCTCAATGAATCAATAATTATTGtggtagatatttttttataacgaggaaaaaaaattgttaaaagttTAACGTGGCTCTCTCTCTTGTCTTCatcaattattataatttgacaatttaattttcatgtcgttttcatcaattaaattattgaaGTGAGCATATattaaagttgtatatatattatatatatctacacaactcagtaaattaataaaataatacaatatacaAAATGGCTAACATTTTGATTCTGTCACTTCTCCTTCtaattatctttcttcttctcaccgCCTTAAAACATGCACAGCGGCGGCAATATCGATCAATACCGTCTCCTCCTGGTTTACCTATCATTGGAAACTTACATCAGCTAGAAGACTTACCACATCAGTCTCTATGGAAGCTCTCAAAAGAGTATGGTCCTGTGATGCTTTTGAATCTAGGAAAAGTCCCAACAGTTATACTTTCGTCATCCGGAACAGCAAAACAAGCTCTAAGAGACCATGACGTCCATTGTTGTAGCCGTCCTTCCTTAGCAGGTACTAAATAAATCAGTTCACTTACAAAAGTCTTGAATTGTTTAGTTGTTACTTCATTCATATCTCAATCCTCAGGGGGAAGAGAGCTCTCTTACAACAATCGGGACATATCTTTCTCTCCTTACAATGACTACtggaaagaaataagaaagctTTGTACTCAAGAAATCTTCAGTGCTAAAAGAATTAACTCAATTCAACCCATCAAGGACGAGGAGGTCAAGAAAATGATCCATTCAATCGCGGAATCAGCTTCTCGGAAGACACTGGTCAACCTGAACGAGAAGTGTCTTGCTTTAAGTGTAAGTATAGTATGTAGGACAGCATTTGGTGTGAGTTTTGAGGGAACTGTGCTTAGCAATGACAGGTTCAACAAGCTAATCCGTGAAGCATTCGAGATGTTGGGAAGTTTCTCTGCCTCAGATTTTATCCCATACATCGGCTGGATCATCGACCGGCTCACTGGTATGCAAGGGCGGAGAGAAAAAATCGGGCGAGATCTCGATGCGTTCTATGAACAAATTATTGATCTGCATAAAGAGGAAAAGGAAGTAGGCAGTAAAGATTTTGTGGACTTGCTATTGaatttggagaaagaagaagctgttgTTGGAAATGACAAGTTCACAAGAAACAATACTAAAGCAATCTTGATGGtaactatttaaatattcaaaacctAATGGTGAAGAAATTTTGTAACAAAACCTAAGATTCTtgacttatatataatatgttcttGTAACAGGACATTCTTTTAGCGGGGATTGAAACTTCATCAGGAACCATGACATGGGCGATGGCAGAACTAGCGAGGAACCCGCGAGTGATGAGCAAAGTTCAATCTGAAATCCGAAACAAATTTGGGAAGAGAGAACTAATCAGCTTGGAAGACATCGACCAACTCCAATACTTGAGAATGGTAATTAAAGAAACATACAGGCTACATCCTTTAGCACCTCTTCTGCTCCCGAGAGAAGTAATGACTGAATTTGAGATCAATGGCTACAAGATTCAACCAAAGACACATATACATGTGAATATATGGGCTATTGGGCGTGATCCCAATACCTGGAAAGACCCAGAGGAGTTTCTTCCCGAGAGGTTTCTTGATAGCAAGATTGATACAAAAGGACAGAGCTTTGAGTTATTAGCCTTTGGAAGTGGCAGGAGAATCTGTCCTGGAATGTACATGGGAGAAACAATGGTGGAGTTTGGTCTGGCGAATTTGCTGTACCATTTTGACTGGCAATTACAAGAAGGCATGGACGTCAAAGATATTGACATGGAAGAATGTCTTGGATTCTCTGCGGGAAAGAAAAATGGTCTTCTACTTCTTCCTGTAAAATATTTggatcaatgattgaataacttTTGCATTTAATCAATCAATGATCAAAATATGCATAGTAtggtttttgattaaataaattttatattcaatcAAACTACATATAACACTTTGCTAAAACTATTTACGAAGTTGGATATGATTGTAGCTGATTAGCTTGCCTGAATAGTCTACGTTCAATCAATTAGAAAGTTACCCTAGCTTTGCTTACGAAGTTTCACGTTAAGTTTTTGTCGTTCGACTCTACTTTTATATCCCTCATGGCCTCATTGTCTTTAATTAGCTTCCTGGTAACGTAAggttttgattttctctttttaggTTTAACTAAGTTTGATAACATTAATATTTagactattaaaaaaaaaaaaagaaaaatcaccaGTGTGAGTTTTTGTCGTTAGACTTTACTTTTACGTCTTCTCTTTTATACCCCTCATTGTCTTTAATTAGCTTCCTTATGGcgtatatttatttgatatatttaagtaaaaattatgtataattgataacaattatgaaataatatcttataaaaaatattacattactattaattcataatatttcttttagatatataatattttaatataaaaaaaatcaattgtgcCTAGACGGATTGAACTGGTGACTTCGCATATCCAAACCCAATTCATTTAACGAAACATTTTTATAATCAGAAATTAAtgtcattttcatatttaattgatcacCACCacttatgtttataaaattttcacagttttttttctttcactacaagaaaacgcGCTCTTTGAAACGGAAATTTGCGACGATAATATATTCTCGTaaatttgctatggatttgCGAGTAACTTTTTACGGAGACAAGATTCCTTGCAATTCCCTCTCAAATTTTGCGACGGAAtactccctcgcaaatttgtaAGGGACGTGAAACAGATTTTTGAGACCGAGTAAAACCCTTGCAAATAAAATGGAAATcgctcgcaaatttgcgatgcaTTAGCGATAACTCATTGCATAGCAAATTTGCGAAGGAGTTGCAGGGGACATAGATGTCGGAAAGCACGTTTTACCCGAGTCTAACTGCTATGTCTTCAAAAATCTAGAGGCCTCGTAAATTtttagcaaaaaataaaattttaaaaatatccctcgcaaatcctTTGCAAATATCCCTAGCAAGTCTATGGGACATGAAAACCACAATACAAAACGCTTAGACAAAAAAACACTTttgccaccaaaaaaaaaaaatcttgtgaaagaaaaaagggAATTTTGTTAACTACCacatttttttcaaacttttgagtatgccacattttaaaaacctttttctgaTCTCCCAAAAGGGATATATAAAAAGACCAAATTGACCTGCATATAATGGCCATAAAAAAAGCATTTGTATAAGCAAAaggaatatattattttatgatcccttattttattctatttctttatttgagACAGAGGTGTTCGGCATGATCCCACAATATTGATACTTAATGTGGATAAAAGGAAGAACAAAAGTGCAAAAAGACAAATAGCTAAAACACAAACTTCATGGACAATAATTATTGCCACCaaaatttagtaatatttttttttgtttcaaacttttgtCCGTCAATATAACTTGGGAAAGCTGATATGATCTAATATGTAAGAGTATAAAAGTTGTCCACTGGATATTTCAATGTTGTCCACTTAAAAGTTCCATGTTGTCTACCAAAAATTTTATTGTTATGTATTTCTCAATTGGTGAacaagatttattttatgctaGAATTGTGTATACATAAGATGTAAACTTGTCTATTACTCAAAAACTGGTCCATATATTTCGGTGGGAAAAAcatgtttataaataaattatggacaTTTTGGCTATCACAGTATTACATTTTGTCTTTTGGATAATCCTTTTGCAAAATGTAGTCCATAAAGGATTCATATGGGGTTAAACAAGAAATGAAGTAGAAAGTtgtattagaaaaaaagaaactaatgtGTCGATATTACTGATTAAACATGGTATAAAAactgttaatatttttattaatatgaatcGGTTTTCACTTTATTTTCACTTGCAAATCAGGATAGTAAACTGCAATTTACTAGTATCATTCGATTTTCACTTGTAGTCATGTAGTTTGATAATAAACTAGCTATACACCCGCGGgactatattttttgtttagaaaggcaaaataaaatttatttattatattaactatatatgtaaatgatattttttgtattttttaaatctactatagttttacatcaatTTATTATGTAGTGTTTAATTTCCATTGTCTACATGTAGTGGTTTATATGTAGTGTATAATTTTCATTGTCTACATGAAGTTTAATCAGAAATCTCGACTGTTATTATTGTCTACGGTAAATCAATTGTGTTTAATGTTTAGTatagtttttttagaaaatggattaattaaatataagatatttaatgctaatgggTGTTGGTCCAAtacttttggaaatttgaataggagaaaatcttcttcaattagattccaaatttaatattatttagagtaaaaaaaaaatgtcaatgacATTCCATAAATGTCAATGTAAATAGATCTGAACTTTagtatttatttcataaatgtctccaaaaaaaaatatatatatatatatatagatattaacgTTAgtgattttccatttttatcaagtttattttaaattattgtaatcaGTGAATCTCCATAAATAATAGttagtgttttatttttaattttactagGAGGAGTTTTGAAGAAAAACAGGATTTAATcgatttttggtttgttaacaAATAGAAGAGATACAATGGAAGACAAAACATCCTTCTTGCATGTGTTGTAAGtttaatttgggaaaaaaaactgaCAGAATATGAAATGACgagacacatatatatatatatatatatatatttttaattttgtaaaagtaaATGAAGTAATGAGAGAGGGATAGTTTAGTCAATTCATGGGATGTACGTGGTAGTCTACAAAAGAAGTTATGGAATGTGGTAGAAACcaataaatatgttttgaaacgtggtagatttatttaaaaactcaagaaaaaaaGCTACAGAAAAAGcctagaaaattttaaatttcataataatATTTGGAAGTGGGAAGCATGAGATATATACAATACGATGGTGGATGTACATTCATAGAGATCCGGAGACCGGTGATGTGACGAAAGAGTTTTGTGATGGCTTGCGCGGTTTTATGTACCAGACGACAAACCAAGACTTTACTCGTGAAAACAATACAATATTTTGTCCATGTCGCAAGtgcttaaaaaataaatatttgaaatttaatctagtgaagaagcatatttataatagaggatttatgccGAATTACTATGTATGGTTACGTCATGGAGATAGTTGTAGCAGTAACGCTGGAAGtagtaatataaattatgttgttgatcaacctagtaattatgggAATCAAGAATCTGATCAGTTTGGTTTTAATGGGTATAACGAGGAAAATAGATTTCATGATATTGTTAATGTTGCATTTCATGAAACTACTGCTGCATTTCATGAGAATAATATGGAACAACCCAAGGTAGATGCACAACGTTTTATGCTATGTTAGATGCTACAAATCCACCTATATGTAGAGAAGGGCATTCTAACTTATTACTGGCATCTAGGATGATGACAATTAAAGCTGATAATAACTTAAGTGAGAATTGCATGGATTCTTGGACTGAACTAATTAAAGAATATTTGCAAGATgataatgtatcggctgagaactactatgaaataaataagttggttgcgagtcttggattaccatctgaaatgattgatgtgtgcgttgactattgcatgattttttggaaagatgatgctAAGCTGCAGGAATGTTGATTTGCAGGAAGTCGAGATATTAGCCTACTGAGGGAAGGACACGAGTGCCATATAAACGAATGTGGTACTTGTCTATTGCTGATAGATTGGAACTTTTCTATCAATCAAAAATGTACTGTAGtggcaatgagatggcatgcagaacatTCTACTAAAGAAGGAGAAATTACACACCCATCTGATGCAAAGGCGTGTAAACATTTTCAGTCTTGGCTTGTGTACAAATGGTTTTAGTCCATTTGGTATGTTAGGGAGGCAGTATTCTTTATGGCCTGTTATATTGACGCCATACAATATTTCTCCAGATATGTGTATGCGAAGCGAATTACTGCTTTTGAGTATTTTGGTACCAGGTCCTAAGCATCCGAAGTGAGCTCTAGATATCTTATTGCAACCTCTGATTCATGAACTGAAGCAATTGTGGTATGAAGGTGTTCAGACGTTCGATTCCTCGAAAAAACAGAATTTCAATATGCTAGCAGTGCTAATGTGGACGATTAGTGACTTCCTCGCATACGGAATGTTATCTGGGTGGACAACACATGGAAGATTATTATGTCCTTATTGTATATATTAGGCATTTCAGTTAGAGTATTGGCAAAAACcttgttgatttgattgttattgtcGGTTTCTTTCCTTTCAGCATCCGTATcggaagaacaagaagttgtttAGAAAGAATAAAGTTCTGTGTGTTCCTCCACCAACTTACGTCCCTAGCAAtgatttttttgaacaaatcGATTACTATGGTGCTCAAGAAACATGTAAATGTGGGGGCAACTGGCACACACCAGCAAACATGGCAAGTGGATATGGAAGCGCTCACAATTGGCATAAGCAGAGTATTTTTGGGGAGCTTAAATATTGGAAAGATATTTTCTTGCGGCATAACCTTGACGTGATGCACATcgagaaaaacattttttaataattttatcacTATATTTTTGAATGTGCAgggtaaaacaaaagatattatGAAATCAAGGTTGGGTTTGGCAGAAATATGCGCAAGGATCGAGTTATATATTACAAGAGATGGAAAATTAGCAGTACCCCAATTTCGATTGACAACGAAGGCTAAGAAGGTGTTGTTCGAGTGGGTTAGATCTGAAGCAAAGTTTCCAGATGGATTTGTCTCAAACTTTTCAAGATGTGTAGAGCAAGGCCAAAATTTTCAGTGATGAAGAGCCATGATTATCATGTATTCATGCAACGACTACTACCATTTGTATTTCTTGAGCTATTGTCAGGAAACGTTCATGAAGCTATTGCAggtatatatttacaaaatatcatatatttatataaagattatttaattaattcaccCATTAATTGATTATGCATTGGCTCGTAGGAATCATAGCATTTTTCCGGGACTTATGCAATAGAACATTAACCATTGACGGCATAGAgtagttacaaaataatattccaGTGTTGATTTGTAAGAGAAAATCTTTCTTCCTACTTTTTTGACATAATGTAACATCTTCCTGTCCATCTACTACATGAAGCAGATCTTGGTGGGCCAGTGCAATTTCGGTGGATGTATCTTTTTAAACGGTTTATGAAATCTCTTCGAGGAAAGACGAAACTATTGCCATAGTTGAGGGATCGATAGTCGCCAGAAGTTTAACAAAGGAAATGCAGATTCATGAAGCCTATCGTAATTTAGAAAAAGCTGACTATGAAGCTGATATTGCTAATTGGTTAAAATactatgtaagtatatatatatatatatatataataataaacttaaaaaatatgtatattatttattaactaatttaaataaacttatggtataaatattttatttgtttatatggGTTCAAAATGTACGTGGGAATGAATCCTTGCCTCTTTGGTTGCTTGAGCTTGTTCAAGAACCAAGAGCAAAGATCACCACTGCTCCGATTTACTTTACTCACGGTTACACTTTTCATGCATATGCAAATGGAAGTCGAAAAACTACAGCAAATTATGGAATCTACGTACAAGTTGGTGATAGCGATTTTTATGGTGCTTTGCAACAAATAGTAGAAGTTGAAAATCCAGGCCTTATGAATCTGAGATGCGTACTTTTCAAATGTAACTGGTATGATCCATCGCCCCTACTAGGCGTGCAAGTAATTAATTAGGGAGTTGTCGATGTAAATGTGAACAGATCATACGCCAAATTTTAACCTTTCATCCTAGCATCACAATCACAACAAACGAGCTTTCTTTCCTATCCTCGTTTGCGGCCAAGACGTAAAATGTGGTTATCAGTCATCAAAGGTAATCCTCGTGGCCGTATAATCGGGTTAATTAGTTGATGATCAAGTCGTGTTGCAATCGATGAAATTTCTATTCCAAACATATCAACAGAAGATGTTATCCACATTGATCAACAAAACCGACAAGTAGAAGATGTTGGTAATGTCtttgaagaagatgttgaattAGACATATTCGAATAGTCCGATGATGGAGTAGGttctaatgatgataatgtGCTTTCTAGTAATACAGAAAATGAATCTCATTGAGTAATTgtagtttttgttgttaaaaaaaatatttctaaatttgagAGGGATTTGTGTTGGTTTTGCGAGGCACTACTAACTGGGCATCACAAAAGACTCTCAATATGTGAGGGATTTGTGATGAAATATCGCAAATACCATGAAAAATTGTATACCCAAAACACGtatgcgagggatttgcgagtgACTGCTTACTGACCTCggtaatccctcgcaaaatcgTATTCCATAAACACTACTTTGCTATGTAGTTGCGAGGTTTAGATCATTTTCGAGTTTTTTTGGAGGTGCTCCTCGCAAA
The Camelina sativa cultivar DH55 chromosome 6, Cs, whole genome shotgun sequence genome window above contains:
- the LOC104790279 gene encoding cytochrome P450 71B26-like, producing the protein MANILILSLLLLIIFLLLTALKHAQRRQYRSIPSPPGLPIIGNLHQLEDLPHQSLWKLSKEYGPVMLLNLGKVPTVILSSSGTAKQALRDHDVHCCSRPSLAGGRELSYNNRDISFSPYNDYWKEIRKLCTQEIFSAKRINSIQPIKDEEVKKMIHSIAESASRKTLVNLNEKCLALSVSIVCRTAFGVSFEGTVLSNDRFNKLIREAFEMLGSFSASDFIPYIGWIIDRLTGMQGRREKIGRDLDAFYEQIIDLHKEEKEVGSKDFVDLLLNLEKEEAVVGNDKFTRNNTKAILMDILLAGIETSSGTMTWAMAELARNPRVMSKVQSEIRNKFGKRELISLEDIDQLQYLRMVIKETYRLHPLAPLLLPREVMTEFEINGYKIQPKTHIHVNIWAIGRDPNTWKDPEEFLPERFLDSKIDTKGQSFELLAFGSGRRICPGMYMGETMVEFGLANLLYHFDWQLQEGMDVKDIDMEECLGFSAGKKNGLLLLPVKYLDQ